Genomic window (Bacillus pumilus):
GATTTACATGATGCAGCCGCATATTGATTTTGATAAAGTAAGGACAAAGAATGAAAAACGGAAAAGGTGGCACACGGATGAAAAAACAATTTAAAATTCAAAAATTGCATGGGATTTCCCCCTATATATGGGCGATTTTTTTCATCCTGCCCTTCTATTTTATCTTTAAGACACCTTCGACGTTAGGCATTGTCATCGGGATTATATTGAACGTGGTCTTTTTCACTGTATATCGTTTTGCCTTTGTCGCAAAAGGATGGTCTTTATATGTCTTCGGCCTAGTGTTGATCGGCATTTCAACTGGATATGTCATGCTCTACAGCTATATTTATTTCGCTTTTTGCATCGCCTACTTTAACGGACATATCAAACGAAAAGTTCCATTTTATATCTTATACTACATCCACCTAGCGAGCGCCGCCATCGCCGTGAACTTTAGTCTAATCTTAAAAAAGGACTGGTTTCTCACACAAATCCCTTTTGTTGTCATCACTCTTATTAGTGCCATTCTTCTTCCGCTCAGTATTCGGAGCAGAAAGGAACGTGAACGGCTTGAAGAGAAATTAGAATACGCCAATGAACGGATCGCAGACCTTGTCAAACTGGAAGAAAGACAGCGCATTGCACGTGATCTGCATGATACCCTTGGACAAAAGCTTTCGCTTATCGGTTTAAAAAGTGATCTTGCCCGTAAACTCGTCTATA
Coding sequences:
- a CDS encoding sensor histidine kinase encodes the protein MKKQFKIQKLHGISPYIWAIFFILPFYFIFKTPSTLGIVIGIILNVVFFTVYRFAFVAKGWSLYVFGLVLIGISTGYVMLYSYIYFAFCIAYFNGHIKRKVPFYILYYIHLASAAIAVNFSLILKKDWFLTQIPFVVITLISAILLPLSIRSRKERERLEEKLEYANERIADLVKLEERQRIARDLHDTLGQKLSLIGLKSDLARKLVYKDPEQARAELKSVQQTARTSLNEVRKIVSSMKGIRIKDEILNIKQILEAADIEMIYDEKEAPKHISLLNENILSMCIKEAVTNVVKHSDATVCKITIHQKSKEAIITVEDDGEFKGDYPPSPLKGHGLLGIRERLEFANGRLRIETKGGTKLIMTIPNDSAAKEKEGMK